The window gaaatatgaaaagatgacagaaatgaagaacacaacagtttttttatggatgttcggataaactctcctacgtcaccccttcttccaaccacctgaaggattcactataatatgattcgaatcaaatacaatttacacacacttagctcactattgaacagaacactctctgttcaattacaagatgaagaatatcactcagctaacggtatttttgattttagctctctcttgattcacacacagtacaatcagaaagcagcttcacagtatgaatatacaaaggcttgatttctctgtAATTTCAGTAAACAAGAAGATCGAGAGATTGTCCGTtatccttgagatttgttaaatactgagcaggagctaacggtcgaatcttttagaatgatacgtggcactcttccattggaaagcctctatTGTACatagcaggttctgagcacaaggatcgtggtcgtagagcaactggtagtgcgcggaatattccatcagggatgtacctgcaaaacaagtaatatgaggaaaattctcttacgtggcattcgttggttggttgcgtatagctgttgtactgatcttcactagaaagtggagtaggagtagggtacaactataacacgtgggtaggcggatgctagattcaagcacgttgcttaagctgagcattagacgtatttcagttagacggattgtgaaaatcagtctaatgaaattcaaatatcTCCGTTTaataacagagtctattagaccgcttggtctaatagaattagacttacgtctaattacaataaccattagactgcacctctaactccactgagttagactgcacgtctaattccggttctacctcagacttgtctgaaggagttagacttacgtctaactttcacttaattagactgcacgtctaattatccaataaccattagactgcacgtctaactccactgagttagattgcacgtctaattccggttctactttagtcttatctgaaggagttagactcacgtctaactttcacttaattagactacacatctaattatccaataaccattagactgcacgtctaactccactgagttagactgcacgtctaactccactgagttagactgcacgtctaattccggttctacctcagatttgtctgaagaagttagactcacgtctaactttcacttaattagactatccgtctaattccatatacattagactatctgtctaattgcaaatatattagactgcacgtctaactccgctgagttagactacacatctaattccgaaattcattagactacacatctaattcgagaattcattagactgcacgtctaactccgttgagttagactgcatgtctaattctatatattcattagactgcacgtctaactccgttgagttagactgcacgtctaattctatgcatctaatgccaaaatcggtctaatgaccctcattagagccaagtcttatgaaatatgatttcaatacacctgcatcaaaactcataagtcatttcatcattaaaattccaatggttaaattatttcaacacttagtcaaaataatttgacccaacaaaacaatttaatatatacgaTTGcgcattttattcaagttataaTTGTTccatatgaataaaataattccAAAATCCCATCACATACAAGCCCAACGTACTTTTGCACTGCCTTAGTACTTGTGTGTTTAAGGTAAgtaacaatttattaattataaacattcctttataattcttggttgatAATTGACATCCAATGTCAGAATCATCTTCATGCCTCAAGATCCAGAACTTTCTTTTGGTCTCTTGTTGGTTACAATCGTATCAAAGTTTATAAATCCCCGTGTAGATTCACTCTCATGAGTATAAGGTTGAGGAAGTACACCATCGCTTTTACGAAATCCATTCAACCAAAAAATCATAAACTGCATGGGTTATGATACCGAAAGGCATTGCccaaatattctttaaaaaataatgttttgttgtcttttattagaaaaaatctTTCATGGATCTCCATCCTTGAACTTAAAGttcataaattgaattaaaattatatattataatctaattataaaataaattataaaacaattgccaaaaaatatgtattaaataaatcatatttatttttaattaatatttcttaactcttaagaaataataacataaatcacatttattttaatttttaatatttctcaACTCTTAAGAAATAGTAACAtaaatcacatatttattttattcaaatatatatattatctaatcttaaaatatttattttaattttacgttTATTCATGTAAAATTATCTAGCAAACTAGAAGactaacaatttaattataataattcgaACTCAAGATTTggcaataaataaataaaataattcaattatgtTCGAATTCGATCCGaaaatttgaattcgaattcggttcagTTTTCAAATTGTCTAAAAAATTCGATAAACTCAAAtcgatgaacacccctaacaACAGTAAGTGTGTGAGGGAATGCATAGTAAGCGAAGTTCTCTCTATTCTCAACTTAATTATTGTGAAGGAGGGAGATAACGATAACGACCTTCTAGGATTGACCGATGTTGAGAAGCCTAAGATGAAGGGTCCGAAGAGGGCATCTAAAATATGCAAGTTGTTCAAATCTTAAGACATGGGACTGAATAAACCAATGATATTTGATAGTAATGTGATTAGCCTTCATAATCCTTGGTTTAAGTTGTGATGGGGGattatgcttttttttttttttctacacacaattttaaaaattttgaacttCAGTTAAATTTGATTTCCCAAATATTTTGCTCTTTGACTTTGTTTTATATATGTGGTAGGTTATTTTCATGAATGTTTAGTTTATGTTCATTTTACATAAAAATGTGATTATTGTATATTAGTAACGATATTATCTTTAAATGGTTGTTACTAATATTTATATCAGTAACGACATTATTTTTGGAGAACTTTTACTGATATTAATATCAGTAATGATTGATTTCAtgttattttacataaaaatattattattatatatcaataacgACATTGTAATAGTTGTTACTAATATTCAGTAACACGGCATTACTTCTGGAGAGCCTTTACTTATACTAATATTTGTCACGATTGACGttattaatactaatatatgTAACGACTCTCTAATAGAGAGTCGTTAAAAGTTGATATAGCCATATAGGTGGTAGTTTGTTGAATTGAATTAGTGGCAGTTTGTTCAACTATGTGGCGTTCAGTtgatgttttataaaaaaaaattgagaaatgtAAATTCTGTGTCTCTAGGGCTTCCATTTTGAAAGACGGCCCGTCGCTAGCCCAACCAGTGGTCTCCTTTTGTTTAACCATTTTCTTGGCCGGAttggtttaattaatttaagctCTTGTTTGTTTGATTCCTGTTTTATTTTACTTGTTTTTAATTACTTGAGTTGTCCAGCtattttaataaactttaaaaaaaaatataaaaatactcaCCATATATTTCTCAATAAGTTGGAACAGAAACATTGTTTTTTAGACTTGTTTGGctgagttttattattttgtccAATTTCTAACTTGTGCAGCTTTTATTTGGTGActccaaaaattataaataaattttatacatgATCTTAAAATTAAACCTGACATTTTGGtgtattaatcttaattttttgaATTGTTTTTCAAGTTTTGCCTATTTATTTTTCAAgcttttttgaattaaattataaataattagacCCTAATTTTCATTTTCCAAATTAGATCACATCAACCACTTGTAACCGAAACTCTCAAAATATCTATTCTttctaatttaagtttttatttctttttcaaaacaaattatatataaatacaagtataaaaaatcttaattttaaaaaacaaaacagaaaataattaaactataatatCATCTGATCAAAACAATCCCTAGGcatttattttatgagaaaattAATCTGATACactaaaaaattctaagtattaaaatgaatattttattgtatGGAGAAGTTTTAACCTTTAGTTTTGTCTAGAgtttttattaatcatatttgattgaatttttttaataaatattttttttttatgatggtATAATAttgataccgtaccgaaatctCGATATACCACAAATATTTGGTATGTTATTTGTATCGTACCGAtatttggtataatttttttatattggaAATTTCAATAAGGAATcgatataatttttcttatacCGGAAATTTTGGTACGGTATACGGTATGGATAAAAATTTTCGTTATACCATAATGACCCATGTATATCGTATGACAATTGTCCTTAAGGAATgtgtttttagttttaaaatatagcATTAATGActccttattttaatttaaggcATTTTTAACGAGAATAGAACTCGAGATTTTTGATCTTTTATGCAAGCCTTTTTACACTTGATCAATTATCGTGGGCTGTCAAATTGTTTAAGGCGACTATAAACCAGTTCATTTGAATCCATATTAATAAAAGATGAATTCTAGGAAGTTAAAAGAAATAATCATATGGTCTggaataaattattgatattctATGTGTAAGTTCAAATCGTCATTGTTTGAAGATTCTTAAGATAAGAAAAAACTGATAGTATATTGTCAAAATGAGGAGAAAACCACACAAAACATTATAGAATCTCTCTAAAAAGCTTTTAAGGTTAAACATCAACTTCAGCTCTCCCCTGGCTAAGTGAAAAACAACTCAATATTTTACCACTAGGAATTCTTTTACTGCCGAAAAGAAGCAAATACGGACTCAAGACATAATAACCAACACAATCTAAGAGTTTGGATAACAAATACCTCGTCAACATAGAACTAAACAAGATGTTGCGccaaataaaatatcatgaaatataatCCCCGAGAGCAACTAAATTTTCAAATACAGAGAATCTTGAAACTATTTGTTGACTCTATTGAAGGAGATTCAACTGCACTGTTGTTGTTGTGGACTCTTTATCTTTGATTTTTAAAGGTGTAAAGTTAGCTCTGTGATGGCTTTTACTCATATTATTGGGAGTGGTATGAGTCATGCAATATTAGGTAGTATTTTATTCTTAAGGTcttgattttaataaaagtagCCACTCCCTTTAAAAAGTAAAAGTGTTAAATatcaaagtaaaaataaataaaaagcaGTAGCAGAATTAATGCATTTGCTTTTTCTCAAAAGggagtaaacaaaattagtgGTGACTTATCTTTACAGGACAATCAAGTGTGTGAGGTTTCTTTATTGTATATCTTCACTTAAATAAGGCAACCCTTTCAACAACAATAGTCATTCACTTTAccctaatttttattatatccCTTAATCCTTTATTAGCTTAATTATTCTCAATAAACTTGTTATAGTTAATTTTCAATGATTAATTAAGTTTCCTACTTTCTAACTATTATCTTACCATTAATCAGTTTCTTGTTTTGTTTGGTAATGGATTAAGATTAAGGGTGTAAATGGTTCGACTCGGTTTAATTCATCATAGTAGTTGGTATCAGTTTTTCAAAATCTCTATTAATTGCTTGGTTGTTAACGTAGATACAATTTGGTCGGATATAAAATTTATTCGGTCAAATAATCAGTTTTAATagttaacaaattatttttaaaaaatgaaatatataaaataatagaataaagtatgaaaaaattatctatatgcattcttaaaaataaaattctttaaaaatgtgtaaatttattttcaaatcataAAAACTCTAAATAAAACATTGAAGTAACTCCATAAAAAAAAGTAAGCTATTGATCTAATTAaactgtttaaaaaaaattaacaacaaatatatgtaattcaaatttttaactcaTATCAACacaaaattagttaaaatatattttatcgctaataatttataaataaatgtcaaACTACAAATAGATAGATAagaactattattattttttttatcatttaaagagAATCGAATTGGTGAGGTAATTTGATAGAACGTGTTTTGGTCCATTTATAATTGTTtcagttaattaatttttgataaattcaattcaattttacttatatgtttatttatgtCATCATCCAAATCAATACATTAACATCTTTATTTGGTTGGTTCagaaaatttatcattttaagtttttttttaaaattacttcaTGTATCTGTATTGATGACCACTCTCGGCTGCAGGGACGGATCCAGGATTTCGAACTGGGGTgagcttgaaaaaaatttagggtgaaCTTAAAACAAtaacgattttttttaaaaaaaacaagtatataaatgtaaaattttacaatttttttaataattagataaaaaaaaacaatgaattatattaatttttttaagaaattaagggtaatgtcatatttctatcgtaaaaaaaaaaaaattcggggTAATcttcagcccacccgagcccctacatagattcgtccttACTCGGTTGTCTTTAGTGTTATATATATTCTGTTAATAGCCTAAgcaaaataagttatatttgtAAGTCAGTggcaaataatttaaataaaaaaacattcaaataacaTCAAACCaacataaaaaattgaaaagaccaaataccaaaataaatcaaaattcgTGAGGAATGAACACAAAATAAGGAACCTAACTGGATATGAATCTAAATGCTCTTATTCTATTCTTGCTTCAAACCTTTATCCACATTCTTCCATTTCTCTTTTTCctgttatattcattttatttattgattttacattttttttgttggcTGTGATatcaatcttttttaaattttcaataggaaattatttaaaaccCATAAAACAAATCATCATCACTCTAAACAGCTCTATTATAAAAACAGTGAAACAGCTCAACAACTTGGCGGCTatgagttttattaattaaagccATTGTTTGACATGATCAGTTATTTGGGTCGAccattaaacttttttatttatttattttttgctttGAGGAaccattaaatttaaataatctatattttgCTCTCAAATTCAATCATAAGGCTTGAAATTGAGAGTTTAATGTTTGAAGTTTGAAACACACTAAGAACTCTTTAGTTGAATTGTTGTGTTTAGATTAAACcctagatttaaaataaataaaaattcaacttAATATATTCTTATTGAAAGTGTATTTGAGAAATTTGATCTCAAAACTCTTACATTTGAACTACCGGGtaagtttataaaaaacaattgtattacatcatttaaaatgtccattaaaatttcatttattttacataaGAATGAGAAATCAATGAATAAATTGACTAGAACTTTGAAAATGGGAGAAGAAACTTTTTACTAACATTGAaaagttaaaagttaaaaatgacAACCACACGATCAAGGgaactattattaatatgaatcaATGAGAAGATCTCTTATCTTGTAAGAAATGTTAGGGTTTGAATGATATTGTATGATTCAATTAGATTCGCATTACCTATTTAAGTTAGAATATTTTCGTTCAAGAATGTTAGAAATGAAATATGCTAATTAAATAGAACAACCAATGAGTTGTGTTGTGTGCCCGGTTTTATTGTGGTTGGTttacaaattaagaaaataaaatcttgtCGAACCTCACTgtctaagtttttattttattcatacttGTTTTTTATGAATACTCATCTTGTTAATTCGATTTTAAAAttgatgatttaaaaataattaaatatttgataaaattcttgaataaaaatattaaattgataagctttattgaatgaataatatttttaaaattatatttacaggACTAGCAAaactgatataaaaaattaactaatagaaaaattaaaattaataaattttaatgttatatttttatttttttatttaaattgtgatttttttttaaaaactaattattatctTCCTTTCAACTTAAAACCTTTAAGTGGAAAtcgaatattaatatttttgatctCTTAGACGTGAActtttgttatttcaaataatacacTCTATTCTTGTCACTTCAACTTATGAATGATTAGGGACAGaccataaattatatttatggtgagttcaaaacaaataagtggacttaaaacaaaaatagaaaattacatACTGATTTATATCTCtacatttattttagaattaaagaAACATGGAGGGAATtagattgaaaaaattaaaaaattaagttcatGTTATAtcttacattaaaataaataataataataataaaaataaaataattgaggTTTAAGCCTAACTCATGAACTAAGGAATGTATATCCccatttttatcattttggtGGTATTGTGTGTGTTCAAAATGATAACAATTTGTCTTTTGAGTTTTCAATtgctaaatgattttttttcttttttctgttTGGTATCTTATTGTTATTTGAAATACAttctttaatgttttttttggttttaccATAAAGTTTTGATTTTCATTATGGTtacacattaaaataaatatattaaaaaaatgcttgtaatttattaaatgttttactTTACTATTCCAAAACAAGGCTAGAAATTATTGAATCTTCATATTTTGCTCATGAAAAACAACCTTACATTCCTGAACTCAATCATACGGGTTGATTTGCTGCGTCATCTGTTTTTCATCTAAACAAAGTTccacctctctctctctctctttctcttttctttttcaaaagctTCAAAAACCCTCTCTTTTCAATTCTAACCTTTTTCTATcattctcttctctctctctctcttcaaatTAGATAATGGAGACGATGGAAAATCATCATTACCGAACCCAATCCGATGCTGATTCACAAACCAGTCAGTCCGAATCATTCTACTCTCCTCTCCGTTTGGAATCTCCATTCCACTCCGATGATCCAAATCAACCACCAGAAGAAATCAATACTTCGCCTTCAAAACCACCTTCTCCGGGGATCTTCTCCGTTAGCAAGTTCCTTCCGCCTCTCCGTTACACAAATCACCAGCAAAAACTCACAAGACAGAAATCCGAGTTAATTAGCCTGCCTCCTCCGCCACCTCCGCCGCCTATGTTTTCATTGTCGGTAAATGAGGCGGCGGCGAGACGAACACAGAAGATGGCTCTGGCCCACAAGGGTAGACCCGGGATTGGGTCTGCCGGTGCCGGAGGTGGTACTACTGGTGGTGGGATTGGGTCTGCCGGAGGTGGTACTGGTGAGGATTTAGAAGGTGGTCGTGTTGTTACAGAGAAACGGAGGCAGGAAAGATTGACACGGCCGGCGGTGGCGGTGGCGCCGCCGACGAGTCCGGGGAAAGGTAGAGGAACGATGGTGAAGAAGATGGAATTgtggtttagggttttagaaaTTATTGGGTGTGTAATTTCTTTCTCGATTATGGCATCTGATAAGAATCAAGGATGGACTGGTGACTCTTTCGATCGCTACAAGGAATACAGGTATctctttctttctatttttatttttcacttcaaaaataattatagttataataattatagttattataataataataataataataat is drawn from Impatiens glandulifera chromosome 3, dImpGla2.1, whole genome shotgun sequence and contains these coding sequences:
- the LOC124932215 gene encoding CASP-like protein 4A3 — translated: METMENHHYRTQSDADSQTSQSESFYSPLRLESPFHSDDPNQPPEEINTSPSKPPSPGIFSVSKFLPPLRYTNHQQKLTRQKSELISLPPPPPPPPMFSLSVNEAAARRTQKMALAHKGRPGIGSAGAGGGTTGGGIGSAGGGTGEDLEGGRVVTEKRRQERLTRPAVAVAPPTSPGKGRGTMVKKMELWFRVLEIIGCVISFSIMASDKNQGWTGDSFDRYKEYRYCVAVNALGFAYATFQACCATYKLVTEKQSHILGCYFDFAMDQTISYLLISASSAAATRVDDWVSNWGKDQFTEKATASITTSFLAFALFAVSSLLSGHNLCSHN